AAATGCTTTTGATGATGCTGcagacgaagaatggagaaatCGATAACTTGGTACATTCAATCCATTTTTATTTCATTATATCCCCTTTTTGGCTGACCCTGTGCCGTAGAAAGACGAAATGTTTCGTTTGCAGGAGCTGATTGGGGCCAAACAATCCTTAAACGATGACCTCGCCCAAGAGACGAAACGTCTAGAAGATATTTACAAACAAAGCGAGCAAATCTGGAAGACTAGTATCGGCAACGCTAAAAAATGGAGGGACACCATCAAGCAAAAGTAAACCTAGGACCATTTGGAGCTCTTAGATTTGCTAATTACTGCACGTAGAGAGATGTCTAAAAATCAAGCGTTGAAGGAACTCAAAGATGGCTACGACGAACAGAGTCACACCTACTCTGAAGCGCTCGCCAGTCTTTCAAAAGAGTTCATCGCCTTTCGAGAAGAAAGTATGACGAAAACCAAAGAAGGTGAGTTAGTCGGTGGTTACTGTGTGGGCTTTCAGACGACTGCTTACTGAATAACAAAGATCTCGAGGTACATTCATCCACCTTGGCAAATATCCGAACTGCATTGCAAAGCGTTAAAGAAGACCTCACAGCAAACAGTAATGCTGTCGAAGAACTTCAAAATAGTATGTGGCTTGTTTTCTATAATGATGACCTGTCCCTGAGTATTGTTTCTAGCCAAAAGCCTCAATGCTCATCTGGAAGACGAAATGAAAGCCAAGAACGAAGAGCTCAGTTTCGCGAGGAATCAGGCGTGAGTTGCTTGACATACTCATGACATCTTCATGTCTTCTATAGCTTACGTTGGATGTGTTAGCTCGGAGCTTCAGGATAAGCTTAAGACGTTTGAGGAAACACTTGCCCCCAATCTTGAGCGCATGATGGGTGATATGATCCAGTAAGTTGCGGCGCTCAGCCTTTAGAATTAGAAGCTGAAGTTAGGCCGAAGGGTTAAAGCGTCCGCTTCAACCAATTCACAAGCCTTGGAAGCCGCTTTACTGGCTCAAAAAGAGCTTTACGAGGAACTTtctgaaaaagaaaaggagtaAGCCTATCTTTTGCGCAATAGAAGCAATTGCAGCTCGATGTCAGCTGATTGAAATGTAGGAACGTAGCCCTTCGGCAAGAATCTCAAGAAATCAGATTTGTGAGAGATAACCTCGATAGCCAACTGCGAGAAGCTGCGAACTATTACCACGCCTTGGGTTGTGAAGCGAAAAATCTCAAAGACATGGTGCAGGAGCTCGAGAGGAAGCATAAAGAAGCTCTGCAGAAGGGTGTAGCGAAAACTGAGACGGTTGAAAGGGAGTGGAAACATAAACTGGAGTTAGCGGATACTCATGTTTCGAAGTTAGTATTCTACTGATCTATCACCACCCATTGCACAAATGGCTAATGTCTACTAAGTCTCGAGAAATCACTATCTTCTATCAAAGCCGACGCCCATTTATTTGCTCAACGTGCTGTCCAGACTGAAACGGATCTCAAGGCTGACCTCGTTGCACGTAGCTCGGAGGGTCAAGCGAGGATACATAGTCttgagaaggagttgaAGGTTGCTGTGACTGAGCGAGATAAGTTGATTAGGTCGCTTGATGAGACGAGAGCCAGAGAGCAGGTATGTTACTGTTTAAAGCGAGTGCTCTTCCGTCGAGCTGATAAACAAACAGACTTTGAAAGATAAAATCACCGGCCTGACGCAGTCGACAAAGGAGTCCCAGCTTCAGCTCCAGGGCGCCCAGGTTTGTTCGCTAAATCCATCGCATCCACCGACTCTGATCAAGCCGTTAATAGGCATCGTTGCAAGACGCTCGAAAACAAGGTCATATCCTAGAAGACCAAGTTAAGAGTCTCATTAAGCAACTCGAATCTCGATCGCAGAAGAGCGAAAGTGCGATGGTAAGCTTGCTGTGTATACCTATGACTTCCTGCTTTATGCTCTAATCGCTTGTCAAACAGAAGTTCGATGACCATTTTAAGCGCCTTCAAATTAAGCTCGAGGAACTGCAGTCGACGCAAGGTAATATTCTGGAGCTCGAACGGGCAAAGGCTGAGGTAGAGCTCCATAACGGCTGTATATGCGTCCATTGATGTTGATTATCTTTGTAGGTCATTCATAAGCAATCGCGTATTCAAGACTTGCAGAAATCCCTTAACGAGTCTCATTCGACGATCGAAGACATCAATAACGATATTAGACGGCTTCGTCTCACCATAGATCAAATAACAGAGGAAAATGGAAGGTTGAAAATTGAGATTGTGGGGCGAGGGCAGAGTGGGAAGGAGCTTGTTGAGCgatgggagagggatgagcTTGTGAGTACGCGGGTGTACTAGTTGTATATACACTAAGTCCGCTTCTCAGAACGCTGAAGAGGTCGTATTGGTCCAGAAGATCACCCAGCAAATACGGCGTGGTGAGCAAGCTATCTGCCGACAGGAGCTGGACGAGAAGAGTGGGTCAACCCGCTACGTCTTTCCTCGACCTACGCTGACCAATTTTTTAGGTAACGCCGTGAGGAAGGTATCATGTCTTTTATTGAATGGTCTGCTATTGAAAGGAGCTTTTACCTGATGGCCTCTTTAGCTCGAATCAAGGTGCAAAAAGCTCGAAGCCCAAATATCCGCGCTCTCGCATGGCAGAATGACCAGCAACCTTACTACTCCTAGCGCGCTCAGTGTAAGTTGGTATATGCCGTACATCTCTTGATAGCTCAATAGTCATTTTTAGCGGATCACCCATGAAGCGGCGTCTTTGTTGTCCTCACCACTCAGCAATCCCCCTACCTCTAGCACGGCTGCTTCCCACATTGTGAGCTTCCATCCGACAGGGTTGACGCTAAATGCATCCAACAGACTGTTCATTCCTCGTCAGACTCACCCAATAGGCCCTCGGCAAAGTCAgcttcctctccccttGCTGCTATCGCCGTTTCGCACAAGCCATCTGTTGAATCAGCCGTCAACCTCGCACCAACAGCCAACTCCAATTCTACAGCTGCTAACAGCAAGAAACGCCGTTTACTCGACTCCCAGGACGTGGACGATAGCGAAGAGTCATTTGGACACGAAGTCATGATCGATGAAATTTTTGCCAACGTAGATGAGGCCCTGTTGAATCACCCGTCATTAACACAGGGACCCGCGAAGCtccagaagaaggtgaatcATTGGCATAAGTTCTCGGAAGTGGCAAGTGAAGGCTGCTGACCGAATTAAAGACGCGCTTCGCCGAGATCATTGAGCACTCCAGCCCTTCTCCAGACTCGCAACCCGAGGATGCCGACGACCCTATCGATCCCCCGACgtctcaacctcaacccAACCTGCACCAATTGGCCCCGCCGCCCCCCTCGCAAGTTACTAAGACTTATGCTCGTAACAAGGGTGCTATGAGGGCGCGACCATCTCTGGAGAACGTCACGACGAATTCGGGCAACGCGAGTGGAGCCACAGGCTACGAAAAAGGAAATCGAAAGTTGAGAGGTGGGCGGAAGAGCTACTGACGTCTCGGTCACTGGGACCCGAAGGACTAATTTTATTGTACT
The Cryptococcus neoformans var. neoformans JEC21 chromosome 8 sequence genome window above contains:
- a CDS encoding expressed protein, with translation MDPDLEDIGFSFAKPDCAPKNSFESIRSMKPFLPSNSNAASNNYTRLPGRNTGSDSSSSAATIAARPHGMFPSFRFQNAHPLSQSILPENSHSPSSVSTGAVTAASADGVVASKSPSATAPETPNVKGKASTPQLPFGGPGRRLLPTESAPFQTPTSSRTPFASKGFSPAQTNLAPEHQSYSSLSLPFSTPNPAKQGNQIMSGANTHKVTMATENPHRHSRGWAEPPMKDRAKDEELFHREAREEDKEVTMEVEDGQTYEQDNEDGTLEVEKRETYESTIRQDEMEEDRRNAYNMGRREERTEVATGQQSHPSHENNGQDIKATSRHDLYQDESHEALYPESLPSQIADSGLPSFRRDAHNSSELLGHGPSLPPAQRHCHTKHSSYKTPDRPPPSSTFCSLSNPKPVPRSMSFLEGVSNHDISGCATAMFKPSVPPLTKQQQKKDNDVDQGRSTLPKTTADLRVELEKGGGSEQMLLMMLQTKNGEIDNLKDEMFRLQELIGAKQSLNDDLAQETKRLEDIYKQSEQIWKTSIGNAKKWRDTIKQKEMSKNQALKELKDGYDEQSHTYSEALASLSKEFIAFREESMTKTKEDLEVHSSTLANIRTALQSVKEDLTANSNAVEELQNTKSLNAHLEDEMKAKNEELSFARNQASELQDKLKTFEETLAPNLERMMGDMIQVKASASTNSQALEAALLAQKELYEELSEKEKENVALRQESQEIRFVRDNLDSQLREAANYYHALGCEAKNLKDMVQELERKHKEALQKGVAKTETVEREWKHKLELADTHVSNLEKSLSSIKADAHLFAQRAVQTETDLKADLVARSSEGQARIHSLEKELKVAVTERDKLIRSLDETRAREQTLKDKITGLTQSTKESQLQLQGAQASLQDARKQGHILEDQVKSLIKQLESRSQKSESAMKFDDHFKRLQIKLEELQSTQGNILELERAKAEVIHKQSRIQDLQKSLNESHSTIEDINNDIRRLRLTIDQITEENGRLKIEIVGRGQSGKELVERWERDELNAEEVVLVQKITQQIRRGEQAICRQELDEKSNAVRKLESRCKKLEAQISALSHGRMTSNLTTPSALSRITHEAASLLSSPLSNPPTSSTAASHITVHSSSDSPNRPSAKSASSPLAAIAVSHKPSVESAVNLAPTANSNSTAANSKKRRLLDSQDVDDSEESFGHEVMIDEIFANVDEALLNHPSLTQGPAKLQKKTRFAEIIEHSSPSPDSQPEDADDPIDPPTSQPQPNLHQLAPPPPSQVTKTYARNKGAMRARPSLENVTTNSGNASGATGYEKGNRKLRGGRKSY